From Medicago truncatula cultivar Jemalong A17 chromosome 7, MtrunA17r5.0-ANR, whole genome shotgun sequence, a single genomic window includes:
- the LOC25498913 gene encoding riboflavin biosynthesis protein PYRR, chloroplastic isoform X1 has product MWCLTPIANTFSFSSIICKCKASNDTHNHALDAGYIRRAALIADKSAGFTSPHPNFGCVIATPSGDVAGEGYLYAQGTSPAEVQAVTSAGERCRGATAYLNMEPGDCDGDNTAVSALLQGGVKRVVIGMRHPLQHFRGNAVRALRSQGLQVDLLGEDLTSKIIEDAQKECLLVNAPLICRASSRVPFSVLKYAMTLDGKIAASTGHAWWISCKQSRNLVFELRARSDAIIVGGNTVRRDNPRLTARHGGGHMPIRIVMSQSLDLPEEANLWDMSEVSTIVVTQRGARRSLQKLLASKGVEVVEFDILNPRDVMEYFYDRGYLSVFWECGGTLAASAISSGVIHKVYAFVAPKIIGGKNAPSPVGDLGMVEMSQAINLIDVCYQQVGPDMLVSGFLQPLPDTAPTIPSPEETFIADPSVSPYESSIIFFYKTWDPHGALSNFSPHPIQMPDENGENVTWLSVEHYYQAHKFVGVDDATAKDCLEKIKSVKSPEEAARIGRSIQRQRPDLIRPDWDNMKIDVMYSALKCKFSTYPHLSSMLLSTAGSVLVEASPHDLFWGGGREGEGLNYLGRLLMKLRSEFLEESSSSSNESPSLAV; this is encoded by the exons ATGTGGTGTCTCACTCCAATCGCCAACACTTTCTCATTCTCATCCATCATCTGCAAATGCAAAGCATCCAATGACACTCACAACCACGCGCTCGACGCCGGTTATATCCGACGCGCCGCCCTCATCGCCGACAAATCCGCCGGTTTCACTTCCCCTCATCCCAACTTCGGCTGCGTCATCGCCACCCCCTCCGGCGATGTCGCCGGTGAAGGTTACCTCTACGCGCAAGGTACCTCCCCCGCCGAAGTTCAGGCCGTTACTTCCGCCGGCGAGCGCTGCCGTGGCGCCACTGCTTACCTGAACATGGAACCTGGTGACTGTGACGGTGACAACACTGCTGTGTCTGCTCTGCTTCAG GGTGGGGTCAAAAGGGTTGTCATTGGAATGAGACATCCTTTGCAACATTTTAGAGGCAATGCTGTGCGTGCTCTTAGAAGTCAAGGATTGCAAGTTGATCTTCTTGGAGAGGATCTCACTAGCAAGATTATAGAG GATGCCCAGAAAGAATGTCTTCTTGTTAACGCCCCTTTGATTTGTAGAGCTTCTTCGCGTGTACCCTTTTCTGTTCTCAAGTATGCCATGACTCTCGATG GAAAAATTGCTGCTAGCACTGGCCATGCATGGTGGATAAGCTGCAAGCAATCTAGAAACCTAGTTTTTGAGCTGCGAGCTAGAAGCGATGCAATTATTGTGGGAGGAAATACAGTTCGAAGGGACA ATCCAAGACTGACAGCCAGACATGGAGGCGGGCATATGCCTATACGCATTGTAATGTCTCAGTCCCTCGATCTTCCAGAGGAAGCAAACCTATGGGACATGTCTGAGGTTTCTACCATAGTTGTAACACAGAGGGGTGCAAGGAGAAGTCTCCAGAAGCTGCTTGCGTCTAAAGGAGTTGAAGTTGTAGAGTTTGACATATTAAATCCGCGAGATGTTATGGAGTATTTTTATGATCGAGGGTATCTTTCAGTTTTCTGGGAATGCGGAGGAACATTGGCTGCGTCTGCTATTTCGTCTGGAGTAATTCACAAg GTTTATGCATTTGTTGCTCCTAAAATTATTGGTGGAAAGAATGCGCCATCTCCTGTGGGTGATCTTGGGATGGTTGAGATGTCACAAGCTATAAATCTAATCGATGTTTGCTATCAGCAG GTTGGTCCGGACATGCTTGTTAGTGGATTTCTTCAACCGTTACCAGATACGGCACCGACAATTCCATCACCAGAGGAAACTTTTATTGCTGACCCTAGTGTCTCTCCATATGAATCCAGcatcatatttttctataaaacaTGGGATCCTCATGGTGCATTGTCAAATTTCTCTCCTCATCCCATTCAAATGCCTGACGAAAATGGCGAAAACGTGACTTGGTTGAGTGTGGAGCATTACTACCag GCGCACAAGTTCGTTGGAGTGGATGATGCTACTGCAAAGGATTGTTTGGAAAAGATCAAATCTGTAAAAAGTCCAGAAGAAGCTGCTAGAATAGGAAGGTCAATACAAAGGCAGCGTCCTGATCTG ATAAGGCCTGATTGGGACAACATGAAGATCGATGTCATGTACTCGGCACTGAAATGCAAGTTCTCAACATACCCGCATTTGAGTTCTATGCTGCTTTCAACTGCCGGTTCGGTTCTAGTTGAGGCTTCTCCCCATGATCTCTTTTGGGGCGGAGGTCGAGAAGGAGAAGGCTTGAATTATCTCGGACGACTGTTGATGAAATTGAGATCAGAGTTTCTTGAGGAGTCATCTTCGTCGTCAAATGAGTCTCCTAGTTTAGCAGTATAG
- the LOC11409694 gene encoding basic leucine zipper and W2 domain-containing protein 2 translates to MSSKEKPTLGGTRIKTRKRNIAAPLDPAAFADAVVQIYLDNAGDLELIAKSIESSDLNFSRYGDTFFEVIFTGGRTQPGTTKPDEGERHPYSIIEYEATREVILPSVIYIQKVLRRRPFLIKNLENVMRRFLQSLELFEENERKKLAIFTALAFSQKLSGLPPETVFQPLLKDNLVAKGLVLTFITDFFKEYLIDNSLDDLIAILKRGKVEDNLLVFFPPAKRTNESFSEHFSKEGLTALVEYNEKKIFEVTLKEMKSALTTQITEEADISEVIETVKLRVRDAKLPETEIVRILWDVLMDAVQWSGKNQQQNANAALRKVKTWAELLNTFCTSGKLELELMYKVQMQCYEDAKLMKLFPEIIRSLYEQDVLAEDTILHWFRKGTNPKGRQTFVKALEPFVNWLEEAEEEE, encoded by the exons ATGAG CTCCAAGGAGAAACCCACTCTCGG TGGCACGCGGATTAAGACCCGCAAACGGAACATCGCGGCGCCTCTGGACCCTGCAGCATTTGCTGATGCAGTGGTCCAGATTTACTTGGATAATGCTGGTGATTTG GAACTTATTGCAAAAAGCATTGAATCTTCTGACCTCAATTTCTCAAGATACGGTGACACCTTTTTTGAG GTTATTTTCACTGGGGGCCGCACACAACCTGGAACTACCAAACCCGATGAGGGCGAACGCCATCCTTACTCCATAATAGAGTATGAGGCAACACGTGAAGTCATTTTGCCATCTGTGATCTACATACAGAAGGTTTTGCGGAGAAGGCCTTTTCTCATCAAGAACCTTGAAAATGTCATGCGAAGATTCCTCCAGTCCTTGGAGCTTTTCGAGGAAAATGAGAGGAAGAAGTTGGCAATCTTCACAGCACTCGCTTTCTCTCAGAAGCTATCTGGTCTCCCACCAGAGACTGTGTTCCAACCACTTCTTAAAGATAACCTTGTGGCCAAAGGGCTAGTTCTGACATTTATAACCGACTTCTTTAAGGAGTATTTGATTGACAACAGCCTGGATGATCTTATTGCAATTCTGAAACGGGGAAAAGTTGAAGATAATCTTTTGGTCTTTTTCCCCCCTGCGAAAAGAACCAATGAGTCTTTCTCTGAGCATTTCAG CAAGGAAGGACTGACCGCCTTGGTGGAGTATAATGAAAAGAAGATATTTGAGGTGACACTCAAGGAAATGAAGTCTGCTTTAACTACACAGATAACAGAGGAGGCTGATATATCTGAAGTTATTGAGACTGTGAAGCTTCGGGTTAGAGATGCTAAGTTGCCTGAAACCGAGATTGTGCGGATTTTATGGGATGTTTTAATGGATGCTGTTCAGTGGTCAGGGAAAAATCAGCAACAGAATGCAAATGCAGCCCTGCGCAAG GTGAAAACATGGGCAGAACTGTTGAATACTTTCTGCACCAGTGGAAAACTTGAGCTGGAGCTGATGTACAAAGTACAGATGCAATGCTATGAGGATGCTAAGCTGATGAAGCTGTTCCCTGAGATTATTAGATCTCTTTATGAACAGGATGTGCTGGCTGAAGATACCATTCTTCATTGGTTCCGTAAAGGAACAAACCCCAAAGGAAG GCAAACCTTTGTGAAGGCACTCGAACCCTTTGTTAATTGGCTGGAGGAGGCTGAAGAGGAGGAATGA
- the LOC25498913 gene encoding riboflavin biosynthesis protein PYRR, chloroplastic isoform X2 — MWCLTPIANTFSFSSIICKCKASNDTHNHALDAGYIRRAALIADKSAGFTSPHPNFGCVIATPSGDVAGEGYLYAQGTSPAEVQAVTSAGERCRGATAYLNMEPGDCDGDNTAVSALLQGGVKRVVIGMRHPLQHFRGNAVRALRSQGLQVDLLGEDLTSKIIEDAQKECLLVNAPLICRASSRVPFSVLKYAMTLDGKIAASTGHAWWISCKQSRNLVFELRARSDAIIVGGNTVRRDNPRLTARHGGGHMPIRIVMSQSLDLPEEANLWDMSEVSTIVVTQRGARRSLQKLLASKGVEVVEFDILNPRDVMEYFYDRGYLSVFWECGGTLAASAISSGVIHKVYAFVAPKIIGGKNAPSPVGDLGMVEMSQAINLIDVCYQQVGPDMLVSGFLQPLPDTAPTIPSPEETFIADPSVSPYESSIIFFYKTWDPHGALSNFSPHPIQMPDENGENVTWLSVEHYYQAHKFVGVDDATAKDCLEKIKSVKSPEEAARIGRSIQRQRPDLFLPLNSGV; from the exons ATGTGGTGTCTCACTCCAATCGCCAACACTTTCTCATTCTCATCCATCATCTGCAAATGCAAAGCATCCAATGACACTCACAACCACGCGCTCGACGCCGGTTATATCCGACGCGCCGCCCTCATCGCCGACAAATCCGCCGGTTTCACTTCCCCTCATCCCAACTTCGGCTGCGTCATCGCCACCCCCTCCGGCGATGTCGCCGGTGAAGGTTACCTCTACGCGCAAGGTACCTCCCCCGCCGAAGTTCAGGCCGTTACTTCCGCCGGCGAGCGCTGCCGTGGCGCCACTGCTTACCTGAACATGGAACCTGGTGACTGTGACGGTGACAACACTGCTGTGTCTGCTCTGCTTCAG GGTGGGGTCAAAAGGGTTGTCATTGGAATGAGACATCCTTTGCAACATTTTAGAGGCAATGCTGTGCGTGCTCTTAGAAGTCAAGGATTGCAAGTTGATCTTCTTGGAGAGGATCTCACTAGCAAGATTATAGAG GATGCCCAGAAAGAATGTCTTCTTGTTAACGCCCCTTTGATTTGTAGAGCTTCTTCGCGTGTACCCTTTTCTGTTCTCAAGTATGCCATGACTCTCGATG GAAAAATTGCTGCTAGCACTGGCCATGCATGGTGGATAAGCTGCAAGCAATCTAGAAACCTAGTTTTTGAGCTGCGAGCTAGAAGCGATGCAATTATTGTGGGAGGAAATACAGTTCGAAGGGACA ATCCAAGACTGACAGCCAGACATGGAGGCGGGCATATGCCTATACGCATTGTAATGTCTCAGTCCCTCGATCTTCCAGAGGAAGCAAACCTATGGGACATGTCTGAGGTTTCTACCATAGTTGTAACACAGAGGGGTGCAAGGAGAAGTCTCCAGAAGCTGCTTGCGTCTAAAGGAGTTGAAGTTGTAGAGTTTGACATATTAAATCCGCGAGATGTTATGGAGTATTTTTATGATCGAGGGTATCTTTCAGTTTTCTGGGAATGCGGAGGAACATTGGCTGCGTCTGCTATTTCGTCTGGAGTAATTCACAAg GTTTATGCATTTGTTGCTCCTAAAATTATTGGTGGAAAGAATGCGCCATCTCCTGTGGGTGATCTTGGGATGGTTGAGATGTCACAAGCTATAAATCTAATCGATGTTTGCTATCAGCAG GTTGGTCCGGACATGCTTGTTAGTGGATTTCTTCAACCGTTACCAGATACGGCACCGACAATTCCATCACCAGAGGAAACTTTTATTGCTGACCCTAGTGTCTCTCCATATGAATCCAGcatcatatttttctataaaacaTGGGATCCTCATGGTGCATTGTCAAATTTCTCTCCTCATCCCATTCAAATGCCTGACGAAAATGGCGAAAACGTGACTTGGTTGAGTGTGGAGCATTACTACCag GCGCACAAGTTCGTTGGAGTGGATGATGCTACTGCAAAGGATTGTTTGGAAAAGATCAAATCTGTAAAAAGTCCAGAAGAAGCTGCTAGAATAGGAAGGTCAATACAAAGGCAGCGTCCTGATCTG TTTCTCCCTCTAAATTCTGGAGTGTGA